The Pelodiscus sinensis isolate JC-2024 chromosome 13, ASM4963464v1, whole genome shotgun sequence genome includes a region encoding these proteins:
- the LOC102448400 gene encoding BTB/POZ domain-containing protein KCTD12-like isoform X3 gives MALADNASCAKPGEDFPFPEIIELNVGGQVYITRHPTLVSVPGSLLWEMFTQKSIRSLARDSKGRFFVDRDGFLFRYVLDYMRDQQLVLPDHFPERNRLQREAEYFKLPELVKMLAPKLSQQNSIGDDPCQSDPEELSPNVDTARSLASAGSTLANAPGGPSGGSAVPDSRRSGFITIGYRGSYTLGRDSQTDAKFRRVARIMVCGKTSLAKEVFGDTLNESRDPDRPPERYTSRYYLKFTFLEQAFDKLADAGFHMVACNSTGTCAFAHDQTDDKIWTSYTEYVFYRE, from the coding sequence ATGGCCTTGGCGGACAATGCGAGCTGCGCCAAACCCGGCGAGGACTTCCCTTTCCCCGAGATCATTGAGCTCAACGTGGGTGGGCAAGTGTACATCACGCGCCACCCCACCTTGGTCAGTGTGCCCGGCTCGCTGCTCTGGGAGATGTTCACCCAGAAGAGCATCCGCTCCTTGGCACGGGACAGCAAGGGCCGCTTCTTCGTGGACCGGGACGGTTTCCTCTTCCGCTACGTCCTGGATTACATGAGGGACCAGCAGCTGGTGCTGCCGGACCACTTCCCGGAGAGGAACCGCCTGCAGCGGGAAGCCGAGTACTTCAAGCTCCCGGAGCTGGTCAAGATGCTAGCTCCCAAGCTGAGCCAGCAGAACTCCATTGGGGATGACCCATGCCAGAGCGACCCAGAGGAGCTGTCCCCGAATGTCGACACGGCCCGCAGCCTCGCCTCTGCCGGCAGCACCCTGGCGAATGCCCCTGGGGGCCCCAGCGGGGGCAGCGCTGTCCCGGACAGCCGCAGGTCAGGCTTCATCACCATCGGCTACCGGGGCTCCTACACCCTGGGCAGGGACAGCCAGACGGATGCCAAGTTCCGCCGGGTGGCGCGGATCATGGTGTGCGGCAAGACCTCGCTGGCCAAGGAAGTCTTTGGGGACACCTTGAACGAGAGCAGGGACCCGGACCGGCCCCCGGAGCGCTACACCTCCAGGTATTACCTCAAATTCACCTTCCTGGAGCAAGCCTTTGACAAACTGGCCGACGCCGGCTTCCACATGGTGGCGTGCAACTCCACAGGCACCTGCGCCTTTGCCCACGACCAGACCGATGACAAGATCTGGACCTCTTACACCGAATATGTTTTCTACCGTGAGTGA
- the LOC102448400 gene encoding BTB/POZ domain-containing protein KCTD12-like isoform X2 produces MRLGWRRWLTMALADNASCAKPGEDFPFPEIIELNVGGQVYITRHPTLVSVPGSLLWEMFTQKSIRSLARDSKGRFFVDRDGFLFRYVLDYMRDQQLVLPDHFPERNRLQREAEYFKLPELVKMLAPKLSQQNSIGDDPCQSDPEELSPNVDTARSLASAGSTLANAPGGPSGGSAVPDSRRSGFITIGYRGSYTLGRDSQTDAKFRRVARIMVCGKTSLAKEVFGDTLNESRDPDRPPERYTSRYYLKFTFLEQAFDKLADAGFHMVACNSTGTCAFAHDQTDDKIWTSYTEYVFYRE; encoded by the exons aTGCGG TTGGGCTGGCGACGGTGGCTCACCATGGCCTTGGCGGACAATGCGAGCTGCGCCAAACCCGGCGAGGACTTCCCTTTCCCCGAGATCATTGAGCTCAACGTGGGTGGGCAAGTGTACATCACGCGCCACCCCACCTTGGTCAGTGTGCCCGGCTCGCTGCTCTGGGAGATGTTCACCCAGAAGAGCATCCGCTCCTTGGCACGGGACAGCAAGGGCCGCTTCTTCGTGGACCGGGACGGTTTCCTCTTCCGCTACGTCCTGGATTACATGAGGGACCAGCAGCTGGTGCTGCCGGACCACTTCCCGGAGAGGAACCGCCTGCAGCGGGAAGCCGAGTACTTCAAGCTCCCGGAGCTGGTCAAGATGCTAGCTCCCAAGCTGAGCCAGCAGAACTCCATTGGGGATGACCCATGCCAGAGCGACCCAGAGGAGCTGTCCCCGAATGTCGACACGGCCCGCAGCCTCGCCTCTGCCGGCAGCACCCTGGCGAATGCCCCTGGGGGCCCCAGCGGGGGCAGCGCTGTCCCGGACAGCCGCAGGTCAGGCTTCATCACCATCGGCTACCGGGGCTCCTACACCCTGGGCAGGGACAGCCAGACGGATGCCAAGTTCCGCCGGGTGGCGCGGATCATGGTGTGCGGCAAGACCTCGCTGGCCAAGGAAGTCTTTGGGGACACCTTGAACGAGAGCAGGGACCCGGACCGGCCCCCGGAGCGCTACACCTCCAGGTATTACCTCAAATTCACCTTCCTGGAGCAAGCCTTTGACAAACTGGCCGACGCCGGCTTCCACATGGTGGCGTGCAACTCCACAGGCACCTGCGCCTTTGCCCACGACCAGACCGATGACAAGATCTGGACCTCTTACACCGAATATGTTTTCTACCGTGAGTGA
- the LOC102448400 gene encoding BTB/POZ domain-containing protein KCTD12-like isoform X1: MCRRLGWRRWLTMALADNASCAKPGEDFPFPEIIELNVGGQVYITRHPTLVSVPGSLLWEMFTQKSIRSLARDSKGRFFVDRDGFLFRYVLDYMRDQQLVLPDHFPERNRLQREAEYFKLPELVKMLAPKLSQQNSIGDDPCQSDPEELSPNVDTARSLASAGSTLANAPGGPSGGSAVPDSRRSGFITIGYRGSYTLGRDSQTDAKFRRVARIMVCGKTSLAKEVFGDTLNESRDPDRPPERYTSRYYLKFTFLEQAFDKLADAGFHMVACNSTGTCAFAHDQTDDKIWTSYTEYVFYRE, encoded by the exons ATGTGTCGAAGG TTGGGCTGGCGACGGTGGCTCACCATGGCCTTGGCGGACAATGCGAGCTGCGCCAAACCCGGCGAGGACTTCCCTTTCCCCGAGATCATTGAGCTCAACGTGGGTGGGCAAGTGTACATCACGCGCCACCCCACCTTGGTCAGTGTGCCCGGCTCGCTGCTCTGGGAGATGTTCACCCAGAAGAGCATCCGCTCCTTGGCACGGGACAGCAAGGGCCGCTTCTTCGTGGACCGGGACGGTTTCCTCTTCCGCTACGTCCTGGATTACATGAGGGACCAGCAGCTGGTGCTGCCGGACCACTTCCCGGAGAGGAACCGCCTGCAGCGGGAAGCCGAGTACTTCAAGCTCCCGGAGCTGGTCAAGATGCTAGCTCCCAAGCTGAGCCAGCAGAACTCCATTGGGGATGACCCATGCCAGAGCGACCCAGAGGAGCTGTCCCCGAATGTCGACACGGCCCGCAGCCTCGCCTCTGCCGGCAGCACCCTGGCGAATGCCCCTGGGGGCCCCAGCGGGGGCAGCGCTGTCCCGGACAGCCGCAGGTCAGGCTTCATCACCATCGGCTACCGGGGCTCCTACACCCTGGGCAGGGACAGCCAGACGGATGCCAAGTTCCGCCGGGTGGCGCGGATCATGGTGTGCGGCAAGACCTCGCTGGCCAAGGAAGTCTTTGGGGACACCTTGAACGAGAGCAGGGACCCGGACCGGCCCCCGGAGCGCTACACCTCCAGGTATTACCTCAAATTCACCTTCCTGGAGCAAGCCTTTGACAAACTGGCCGACGCCGGCTTCCACATGGTGGCGTGCAACTCCACAGGCACCTGCGCCTTTGCCCACGACCAGACCGATGACAAGATCTGGACCTCTTACACCGAATATGTTTTCTACCGTGAGTGA